A stretch of DNA from Microlunatus sp. Gsoil 973:
CGGTTTCGGCGCGGATGGCGGCCTCGGCGGCACGGAGCCGGCGGCGGCCCCGTTCGCCGCGGGCGAGGATGAGCATCCCCGCGAGCGCCAGGACGATCGGCAGCCAGACCCGCCACAGGATCACCTCGGCAGCGCTGACGGCGACGTTGTCGATCATGGTCGCGGTAGCCGTCCGGTAGGCGTTGCTGACCTGCCAGTCGCCGACTGCCCGGTCATCGCTGACCTGTACCACCCGGGGTGAGGTCAGTCCGCCCCCGGTCAGCGCGACCAGGGTGCGGCCGGTCTGGGACGCGTCGACGATGCCGCCATCGCGGGTGGTCAGGTTGATCCGGAGATGGTCTGTCCAGCGTGCCTGGTACGGGCCAGGGGCGCGCCTGACGTCGATGCCGACCGGGAGTCGTCCGCCGTTGAGCTTGACCAGGGTGTCGGCGTCGACGGTGGCCGGGCGGCCGGCTGCCGGCTGACCCGCGGTCAGCTGCCAGTGCGTCTGTGCGCCGGCCCGGGTGTGTTGCGTGAGGATGGTCGTCTCGGGGTTGCCGTTGCGGGCAACGGTGAGCTTCGCCGTGTCGCCGGTGACGGCCACTCGGGCGGTGCCGCCGTCGGCCAGCGGCGCCGAGGTCGGAACGTGGGCGGCGGCCGGACGGACGGCGACAGCAAGCACGATCGCCGTCGCGACCAACAGGCCGCCGAGGATCTGCTGCAGCCGCACGGCGGTCCATCCCGAGGGGCGGTGCGCTTTGGGCCACAGCGTCCAGAGCAACATCGGGACCAGATAGAGCGCCCACCCGAGGGCCTCGATGACGCGAGGATCGGCGGGTATGCCGAGTACGCCGGTGATCAACGCTGCCCGGATCGAGCCGTTGGGCGCCAGCCAGGACAGATCGACCGTGGGTTGTTGGCCGATGGTGATCCAGCCGGCCTCGTGCCCGGTGCGCAGGGCGCTGAGCACCAGGCCGGCCGCGACGAAGATCAGGAAGACGCTGGTGGCGGTGAAGAACTTGGCCAGGTTCAGCCGGATGCCGCCCGTGAAGAGGCCGACTCCGATGGCGACCGCGGCCAGCACGCCCAGCAGCGCGCCGATCAGCGCCACAGCGGCGTTGTTGGACGCCTGAACGGTCGCGAGGATGAAGACCGAGGTCTCGAAACCTTCCTTGAGCACCGCCAGGAACACCATGACGGCCAACGCCCACGCCGTGCCGTTCGACAGCGCCGCCTGGGCCGAGCCCTCCAGGTCCCGCTTCATGTATCGGGCGTGACTGCCCATCCACACGATCATTCCGGTCACGAAGACGACAGCGACGGCCCCGATGACCGTCTCCATGCCTTCCTGCTCGGCCTGCGGCAACGCTCGTTCGATGATGGTCAGCGCGACGCCGACGCCGATGCTCACCGCGACCGCCAGCCCGGCACCCACCCACATCGGCGTGAGCCGGACATTGTTGCGCCGTAGGAAGGTCGCAATGATGCTGACCACGAGCGCGGCTTCGAGGCCCTCGCGCAGTCCGATGACGAATGTTGGCAGCATGTCTTCCAGTTCCCGTTACTGAGGCGAGCCTAACCTTAGGTCGCTCCGCGGGTTTTTGGCAATCCTCCCGTTGAGAAAATGCTGCGTGGCCTTCGTCACGTCTGATTGACCTCTGGCTCACGCCGGGCGGGTGGTTGTCGGCGGGGCGGAATAGGGTTCCCGGTTATGAGCGAGTTGCTGATCGGTGGGCACGGCGAGCAGGAGGACCCGATCGCGCAGGCCCGGGCGCGCGATGCCGGGTTGGCGCAGTTCTTCCTCGGCGATCCGCAGGACTGGAAGGGACCGAAGATCGCCTACGCCGGCGGCGCCGAGGCACTCAAGGACGCAGCCGGCGAGGCGGGCATCACGCTCTACGTGCACGCGCCGTACGTGATCAACGTCGCGACCAGCAACAACCGGATCCGGATTCCCAGCCGCAAGATCCTGCAGCAGCAGCTCGACGCCGCCCATGAGGTCGGTGCGGCGGGACTGATCGTCCACGGCGGGCACGTGCTGGCCAAGGACGACCCCGGACTCGGCTTCGAGAACTGGCACAAGTGCATTGAACGGGCCGAGATCAAGGTTCCGCTGCTGATCGAGAACACCGCCGGCGGCGATCGCGCAATGGCGCGGCACCTGTCGAGCATCGAGAAGCTGTGGCAGGCGGTGCAGGCAGCGGACGGCTCGGAGAATGTCGGCTTCTGTCTGGACACCTGCCATTTCCATGCCGGTGGTGAGGAGCTGGTCGGCCTGGTCGACAAGGTCAAGGCGATCACCGGACGGATCGATCTGGTGCACTGCAACGATTCCAGGGACGCCTTCGGATCCGGAGCGGACCGGCACACCAACCTGGGCTCGGGCGAGGCCGATCCCGAGGGACTGGTCGCCGTGGTCAAGGCCGCCGGTGCTCCGGTCGTCGTCGAGACACCGGGCGGCATCGACGGCCAGGCCGCCGACATCGCCTGGTTGCGCGAACGCTGCTGACCCGTCCGGGCGATTGAGGTCCTGACGTCACTGCCGGCGTAACCGGGTGGACAGATAGGCGCCGAGGGCGATCGCCACGGCCCAGATCAGATGCAGCCCGGTCAGGGCCGCGAGCACCAGGACCGAGACCAGGGCGATGACGGCCGTCCACCAGCCGACGCTGCGGCGGGGCAGGAGGCGTACGGCCGCCGCGGTTCCGAAGATGTAGACCAGGGTGAAGGCCCCGGTGGTGAGCAGCACGAGGTCGGTGACGCCCAGCCGGAAGATCATCGCGGCGGTCTGCGATGCAGCGGCCAGTACCCCGGTGATCATCAGCGAGCGCCGCGGGATCTGGCCGACCGCACTGCCCTGACCGATCCAGGTGGGCAGTCCGCCGTCGCGACCCAGTGCCGCGCCCAGCTTCGAGCCTCCGGCGAAGTAGGCGTTCATCGCGCCGATGGTGAGCAGCACCGCGACCAGGGCGGTGACGATCCGGACCTGACCGCCGATGCCGACGGCCAGAACGTCCGACAACGGCGCGGTGCTGCTGCCGGTGGCCGACCCGAGCACCAGAAGAGCGGTGGTTGCCAACCCGAGGTACAGCACGGCGACGATGGTGATCGCGGCGGCAGCGGCCCGGGGCACGTCGCGTTGGGAATGCCGGTATTCCGCCGACAACGACGCCACGGCCTCCCAGCCGGCGAAGCCCCAGACCAGCACCGCCGCGGCAGGACCGATCGCCGACCAGCCGCGCGGCGCGAACGGCGTGAGATTCGCCCAGCGAGCGTGCGGCAGTGCGGCGACAATGGTGATCGTCATGATCAACGCCAGCCCACCGGTCAGCGCGAGCTGTGCCCGGCCGGAGATCCGCAATCCGAACGCGTTCATGATCACGACGACCGCGATCAACACGTAACCGACCGCGATCGACGTCGGGCGTCCACCGCCGACCGCATCCGCGACATAGTTGCCGGCCATCATCGCTGCGGCCGGAGCCCCGACCGGCACGGCGAAATAGAAGACCCAACCGACCACCGTCGCCGCCCGCCCGCCGAACGCCCGACGCGCGTAGGTGGAGACACCGCCGGAGTCCGGGTACCGGGCGCCCAGCGCGGCGAAGGTCGATGCCAGCGGGATCGACAGGACGACCATCACCAACCAGGCGATCAGCGAGGCAGGCCCGGCGATGCCGGCCGCGACGGCGGGCAGCGTGATCACCCCGGTGCCGAGCACTGCACCCACAGACAGCGCCGTCCCCTGGACGACGGACAACCCCTGGGTCGCCGACCGGGTCCCGGTTGCGGGATCAGTGGAAGCTACGGTCACATCCACGATCCTCCCGAAGAATTGGACCTACAACCAGGTCCACATCTGGCCAGATTGATTGGTCCACTCCTAGACTCGGCCGCGTGCAACTGCAGATCACCCTCGATGAGCGCTCGGGCCACGCCGGGAGCATCTACCGGCAGGTCTGTGACGCGATCAGGGACGGTCGGCTGGCAGCCGGCGAGCGGATGCCGTCGAGCCGGGAACTGGCGGCCGACCTGCGAGTGGCACGGGGGACGGTGACGACCGTCTACGACCGGCTGATCGCCGAGGGTTACCTGGTCAGCCGACGCGGGGCCGGCACCTACGTCTCCGCGGCGGTCACCGTCGCGGGCCGGACAAGTCGTGCCGCCCGAGCCGGGACCGTCCGGCCGAAGCCGGTCTGGGACCACGTACCGGAGGCGATGGACGACGGGCCGCCGGCGCCGTACGACCTGTCGGTCGGCGGCCCGGACCCGGCGCTGTTCCCGCTGCCCGTCTGGCGCCGGATGGTGTCGCAATCTCTCCGCGGTTCGCTGGTGACACACTCCACCTACGACTCCGGCGGCCACCCCGAACTGCAGTCGGGTATTGCCCGCTATCTCGGGCTGTCCCGGTCCGTGCAGGCATCCGAGACGGATGTGCTGTTGACCAATGGGGCCCAGCAGGCACTCGACCTGTGCGCCCGGGTGCTGGTCGAGCCGAGTGACGTGGTGGCCGTCGAGGATCCGGGCTACTCCGCCGCGGCCTGGCTGTTCGCCTCGCACCGCGCCAGGGTGATCGGAGTAGGCGTCGACCAGCAGGGGTTGATCGTCGACGCGCTGCCCGATGCGGCCAAGATCATCTACGTCACCCCGTCGCATCAGTTCCCCACCGGTGCGGTGATGTCGTTGGCCCGCCGACTTGCGCTGTTGGATTGGGCCGCTACCCACAACGCGGTGATCATCGAGGATGACTACGACAGCGAATTCCGGTACGCCGACCGGCCGCTGGAACCGTTGCAGAGTCTCGATCGGGACGGCCGGGTGATCTACGTCGGCTCCTTCTCCAAGATCATGTTGCCGATGCTTCGGGTCGGCTATCTGATCGCTCCGGCGGCACTCCAGCCGGCGCTGGGCCGGGCCAAAGGCTTGGCCGACTGGCAGGGCGATCGGGTGACCCAGACCGCATTGGCACGCTTCCTGGACGAGGGCCTGTTGTCCCAGCATCTGCGGCGATCGTTGCGGATCTACCGTGAGCGGCGGGAGAACCTGCTGGCGGCTGTCGATCAACTGCCCGGACTGTCGGTACTACTGTCGGCTGCCGGGCTGCACATCTGCCTTCGCTTCGACGACCCGTCGGCCGATGACCAAGCCGTCGCCCGGTACGCAGCCGAAGCGGGGGTCGCGGTGGAGCCGGTGAGCCGGCGGTTCGTCGGTCACGCTGGGTGGCCGGGTCTGGCGCTCGGTTTCGGGCGGATCCCGGCCGATCGCATCGAGCCTGCGATCGGTCGTCTGGCAACGATCATCAGCCGGGTCGGTCCTCGGCCGGGATCCGCGGGGTGAGCCGGGTGCCGGTGTAGAGGTAGTCACCGCCGGCCGGATTCTGCTCCGCGGTGAACCGCCCGTAGCTGTACGTCGTCCAGGCCAGCCGCTCGTCGGAGCGTGCCAGGAAATGATCATCACTGACCGGCACCAGATCCAGCAGTTCGGGCTCGTCCTCGGGATCCGGCGAATCCTCGGTCGGCACGATGTTGATCGTCAGTCGCCCGTCGTGCTGGGCGACCTCGTAGCTCTCGGAGAACCGGCCGTAGCGGCCGACCGCCCCAGGGGTGCCGGTGATCACGTGAGGCTCCTCCGGCGGCAGGTCCAGCTGGACTGGTGCATCGATGCCGCGCGGGGCGAGTAATGCCCGGCGAAGCTCACCCCAGAACAGGTTCCCACCCGGACCGTTGGTCAGCAGGCACAGCGCAACACCCCGATCCGGGTAGGCCTGCAGATAGGCGAGCTGCCCGACCGTCGCACCGTTGT
This window harbors:
- a CDS encoding APC family permease, which encodes MTVASTDPATGTRSATQGLSVVQGTALSVGAVLGTGVITLPAVAAGIAGPASLIAWLVMVVLSIPLASTFAALGARYPDSGGVSTYARRAFGGRAATVVGWVFYFAVPVGAPAAAMMAGNYVADAVGGGRPTSIAVGYVLIAVVVIMNAFGLRISGRAQLALTGGLALIMTITIVAALPHARWANLTPFAPRGWSAIGPAAAVLVWGFAGWEAVASLSAEYRHSQRDVPRAAAAAITIVAVLYLGLATTALLVLGSATGSSTAPLSDVLAVGIGGQVRIVTALVAVLLTIGAMNAYFAGGSKLGAALGRDGGLPTWIGQGSAVGQIPRRSLMITGVLAAASQTAAMIFRLGVTDLVLLTTGAFTLVYIFGTAAAVRLLPRRSVGWWTAVIALVSVLVLAALTGLHLIWAVAIALGAYLSTRLRRQ
- a CDS encoding deoxyribonuclease IV yields the protein MSELLIGGHGEQEDPIAQARARDAGLAQFFLGDPQDWKGPKIAYAGGAEALKDAAGEAGITLYVHAPYVINVATSNNRIRIPSRKILQQQLDAAHEVGAAGLIVHGGHVLAKDDPGLGFENWHKCIERAEIKVPLLIENTAGGDRAMARHLSSIEKLWQAVQAADGSENVGFCLDTCHFHAGGEELVGLVDKVKAITGRIDLVHCNDSRDAFGSGADRHTNLGSGEADPEGLVAVVKAAGAPVVVETPGGIDGQAADIAWLRERC
- the efeU gene encoding iron uptake transporter permease EfeU — its product is MLPTFVIGLREGLEAALVVSIIATFLRRNNVRLTPMWVGAGLAVAVSIGVGVALTIIERALPQAEQEGMETVIGAVAVVFVTGMIVWMGSHARYMKRDLEGSAQAALSNGTAWALAVMVFLAVLKEGFETSVFILATVQASNNAAVALIGALLGVLAAVAIGVGLFTGGIRLNLAKFFTATSVFLIFVAAGLVLSALRTGHEAGWITIGQQPTVDLSWLAPNGSIRAALITGVLGIPADPRVIEALGWALYLVPMLLWTLWPKAHRPSGWTAVRLQQILGGLLVATAIVLAVAVRPAAAHVPTSAPLADGGTARVAVTGDTAKLTVARNGNPETTILTQHTRAGAQTHWQLTAGQPAAGRPATVDADTLVKLNGGRLPVGIDVRRAPGPYQARWTDHLRINLTTRDGGIVDASQTGRTLVALTGGGLTSPRVVQVSDDRAVGDWQVSNAYRTATATMIDNVAVSAAEVILWRVWLPIVLALAGMLILARGERGRRRLRAAEAAIRAETVPASAVQHAGQTT
- a CDS encoding PLP-dependent aminotransferase family protein; translated protein: MQLQITLDERSGHAGSIYRQVCDAIRDGRLAAGERMPSSRELAADLRVARGTVTTVYDRLIAEGYLVSRRGAGTYVSAAVTVAGRTSRAARAGTVRPKPVWDHVPEAMDDGPPAPYDLSVGGPDPALFPLPVWRRMVSQSLRGSLVTHSTYDSGGHPELQSGIARYLGLSRSVQASETDVLLTNGAQQALDLCARVLVEPSDVVAVEDPGYSAAAWLFASHRARVIGVGVDQQGLIVDALPDAAKIIYVTPSHQFPTGAVMSLARRLALLDWAATHNAVIIEDDYDSEFRYADRPLEPLQSLDRDGRVIYVGSFSKIMLPMLRVGYLIAPAALQPALGRAKGLADWQGDRVTQTALARFLDEGLLSQHLRRSLRIYRERRENLLAAVDQLPGLSVLLSAAGLHICLRFDDPSADDQAVARYAAEAGVAVEPVSRRFVGHAGWPGLALGFGRIPADRIEPAIGRLATIISRVGPRPGSAG